CCTGTACTTTGTGCGCATGGCCAAAAAGTACGGTAACGTCTTCCAGATCAAACTGGGCTCCCGCACCGTGGTGGTCCTGAACGGGGACTCCATCAGACAGGCGCTGGTCAAGCAGGGACCAGACTTTGCCGGCAGACCGGACTTCACCTCCTTCCAGTACGTCAGCAACGGGGACAGCCTCGCGTTTGGCACCGTCTCGGACTGGTGGAAGGTGCACCGCAAAGTGGCGCAGTCCACCGTGCGCATGTTTTCCACCAGGAACCCGCACACCAAGAAGGCTTATGAACACCACGTCCTCTGCGagctcagagagctgctgcGGCTGTTCGTGGGCAAAACCGAGCAGCACCGGTACTTCCAGCCCATGACGTACCTGGTGGTGTCCACGGCCAACATCATGAGCGCGGTGTGCTTCGGGAAGAGGTACTCGTACGAGGACGAGGAGTTCCAGCAGGTGGTGGGCAGGAACGACCAGTTCACCAAAACCGTGGGAGCGGGCAGCATCGTGGACGTGATGCCCTGGCTCCAGTACTTCCCGAACCCGATCAAAACCATCTTTGATAACTTCAAGAGGCTCAACCTGGAGTTCGGTGCTTTTATTCGTGACAAAGTGATGGAGCACAGGAAAACCATCGAGTCCAGCACCATCAGGGACATGACGGACGCGTTCATAGTGGCGCTGGACCAGATAAGAGACAGAACTGGACTCTCATACCAGAAGGACTTCGTGATTCCCACGGTTGGAGACATATTCGGAGCCAGTCAGGACACCCTGTCCACCGCGCTGCAGTGGatcatcctcctcctggtcAAGTAAGCGCGAGTCTTTTTTCTCTTGATGATAAAAGTGATGAATCAACCTGGCGCGTGCGCTGCAGGAAGTGTTACGTAACAGCTCAGGGCTCCGAGCGCGCGCAGTGAAAGTGAAGGAAAAGCGTCCAGTCAGCACATttcagcagcgtgtgtgtgtgtgtgtgtatgtgtgtgtgtgtgtgtgtgtcccagacTTTTAAACGTGTGTGTCCCTCCTGTGATGCAGGTATCCTGACATGCAGGTGCGTCTCCAGCAGGAGGTGGACAGGGTGGTGGACCGGAGCCGCGTCCCCTCCATCGAGGACCAGCCGCAGCTGCCTTACGTCATGGCCTTCATCTATGAGGTGATGCGCTTCACCAGCTTCGTCCCCCTCACCATCCCCCACTCCACCACCACAGACACCTCCATCATGGGCTACACCTTACCAAAGAACACGGTCATCTTCATCAACCAGTGGTCCATCAACCACGACCCGGCCATCTGGTCCCAACCAGACACATTTGACCCCAAGCGTTTCCTGGACCACCGAGGCGCTCTGAACAAGGACCTGACCAGCAGCGTGCTCATCTTCTCTCTGGGCAAGCGGCGGTGCATCGGCGAGGATCTGTCCAAGctgcagctcttcctcttcACCGCCATCATTGCACACCAGTGCAACATCACGGCGGACCCGGCGAGGGCCCCCAAACTGGACTACAACTACGGCCTGACTCTGAAACCTCACCCCTTCTCCATAGGGGTAACTCTGCGGGACGACATGACGCAGCTGGACGCAGCAACCAGCCAGAAACCGCCAGAGGAGGCGAAGACAGGATGAACACAAACAGGACCGGAGTCACATGAaggctgtgaacacacacagacatgaccTGAGGTCTCAGGCTGCGTCTGACTGAGCAGAGAGACTCATCAGCCCCACACCGGGTCACATGTCCGGTCCATGTTCTTCCCTTTACTGCAAACATAACTACTCTGAAGGTAAAAGTGGATCCTAACACGTCCACTAACAGGTGAATAAGCTCATGGGGCGTGTGGTCTGTAGGAACACAGAGACCTgctgtccacagagacacatcaTACAGTGTATTTAACCAGTGTTGAGTCTTTTACTGGGTGGAACATTAGAGGAACATTCTGCTGTTAAACGTCTCATCATCACAGAGAcgtatttattttctttaaataaggTTTAAGTtatttctttgtctctcttgcTGTcattacttcctgtctgtctcaaacaaacaaagcaattataataaaataaatgaagtaTGAAGTGTTGCTGGATGCAGTGATTGAGAGTTCAGGGGGAGGAGGTGAAGATGAGTgattaaaaaatgtgtaaatgtttcattttttttacagtttagtTGAGAATAATAAACTTTGTGAGGGCCAGTAAACACCTCCAATCCAACATGTTCCCACACCTGTGATACTGTCAGCTGTTCTACAGTCGCACAAtaaacagatgtttattttttttaatgctcttattttctgttatttgaTGCTGAGCTggaggactctgtgtgtgtgtgtgtgtgtgtgtgtggacgatcaggtgagaaaagaaaagggagTGTTTGTGAGATCCCGTCCCCTGCGCTGTGTTTTGTATTTCCTTCTGTCAGAACATCCTGTCCTCCCTGATCACTGATATCACGCTCTCTGTGCCCGCTGTCTCtgtggggggtggaggtggtggtggaggtggtggtgggggtcaACTTAGACAACAGATCATCAAACTTTAATGTTCTGCTTAACACAGCTCAGCTGACGGAAAACAAAGACAGTGACCCTGAAGGCTCGTATTATCTGCCTGCTTGTAttacaggaagctgcaggaggaagcgAATATTCCTCACACACCGTCCAACAGACAGACGGTGTCCTCGtggagaagagacacaaagacGGTCACACATGGTGACAGAAGGTGTCTGCTGGCCGAAACACTGCATGAAGTGTTGGTGAGACGCTCGCTGTGTCATTACAGCTCAGACCTGTCAAGACTGCATCACCAAGATTAGCATGAATCTCCCTGTTCGAGGCTcgcatgctgcacacacacacacacacacacacacacacacacactctgagttGTGTAACTTGGACATAGCTGagctctgtgcagacagagGACTGCTGCAGACTGATAGGAGCTCAGGAACGGTGTGATGGCACTTAAACTCAGATTATCTGCTGGTTTCAGAAGACCAGCGGGGATGAAGCTCTGTTATCTATTaaatgcagagaggaggagtcTGTCACAGGCTGAACTCTGCAGGTTTATGTTGCAACTATGAGTCTGTGGTAATTTGATTGATCTGAAGCCACACGGACACGCAGCCATCCCGGTGCAGCCGTTTAATGTCAACAAAGTTTGATTTCCTCCCATCCAGGCTAAAGTTATAAGGTGATACGAGCAGCCTGCCACAATATGGATCCTTTATAACTGTTCCTAGTATGCACAAGAGGAGAGAGCTGATTATGATGCAGCACCTGACAGTCCCACACACACCGTCTCCTCTTTGACCTTCCTCTTGACCTCTTGCCTGCAGCTCCATTTTCAACACACCGCAccacctctctgtctttgtcctccAATCAGCCAACCTGAGCCGCCCGCCCCTCTGATGAACCCTGTCCATCCTCATCACTCCTAAAGAGAACCTCAGCATCTTCATCTCTGCTACCTCTggtgtcagagctgctgctcataAACACTCAGCACTGGTCAGAGGACAAACGCTG
This Parambassis ranga chromosome 15, fParRan2.1, whole genome shotgun sequence DNA region includes the following protein-coding sequences:
- the cyp1b1 gene encoding cytochrome P450 1B1 isoform X1, giving the protein MTHGLRQVFIDPPEPDELVQTGSDGHSFLRRVSIMDVTLDGTALLVAAVTLLFSLHLWRWLRHSSDSLPPGPFAWPVIGNAAQIGSSPHLYFVRMAKKYGNVFQIKLGSRTVVVLNGDSIRQALVKQGPDFAGRPDFTSFQYVSNGDSLAFGTVSDWWKVHRKVAQSTVRMFSTRNPHTKKAYEHHVLCELRELLRLFVGKTEQHRYFQPMTYLVVSTANIMSAVCFGKRYSYEDEEFQQVVGRNDQFTKTVGAGSIVDVMPWLQYFPNPIKTIFDNFKRLNLEFGAFIRDKVMEHRKTIESSTIRDMTDAFIVALDQIRDRTGLSYQKDFVIPTVGDIFGASQDTLSTALQWIILLLVKYPDMQVRLQQEVDRVVDRSRVPSIEDQPQLPYVMAFIYEVMRFTSFVPLTIPHSTTTDTSIMGYTLPKNTVIFINQWSINHDPAIWSQPDTFDPKRFLDHRGALNKDLTSSVLIFSLGKRRCIGEDLSKLQLFLFTAIIAHQCNITADPARAPKLDYNYGLTLKPHPFSIGVTLRDDMTQLDAATSQKPPEEAKTG
- the cyp1b1 gene encoding cytochrome P450 1B1 isoform X2, whose translation is MDVTLDGTALLVAAVTLLFSLHLWRWLRHSSDSLPPGPFAWPVIGNAAQIGSSPHLYFVRMAKKYGNVFQIKLGSRTVVVLNGDSIRQALVKQGPDFAGRPDFTSFQYVSNGDSLAFGTVSDWWKVHRKVAQSTVRMFSTRNPHTKKAYEHHVLCELRELLRLFVGKTEQHRYFQPMTYLVVSTANIMSAVCFGKRYSYEDEEFQQVVGRNDQFTKTVGAGSIVDVMPWLQYFPNPIKTIFDNFKRLNLEFGAFIRDKVMEHRKTIESSTIRDMTDAFIVALDQIRDRTGLSYQKDFVIPTVGDIFGASQDTLSTALQWIILLLVKYPDMQVRLQQEVDRVVDRSRVPSIEDQPQLPYVMAFIYEVMRFTSFVPLTIPHSTTTDTSIMGYTLPKNTVIFINQWSINHDPAIWSQPDTFDPKRFLDHRGALNKDLTSSVLIFSLGKRRCIGEDLSKLQLFLFTAIIAHQCNITADPARAPKLDYNYGLTLKPHPFSIGVTLRDDMTQLDAATSQKPPEEAKTG